The sequence TGAGGATCCGGAGCGTGCATATGACGATATCAAAGAGATCGTTCCGGAGAATGCAGGTATTACCGATATCTTTTTTGACCCCGATACCGGGGAAGTCCTGATCGAAGCCGAGAAGCCGGGTGTCGTCATCGGGAAGAACGGTGCGACACTCCGGGATATTACAAAGAGCATCGGGTGGACACCCAAGGTTGTCCGGACACCCCCGATTGAGAGCTCAACAGTGAAACAGATCAGGAAGTATCTCCGGGCAATCCGGGATGAACGAAAAGAGTTCCTCCGTGCAAGCGGCAGACGGATCCATCGCGACATCCTTGCAAAGGATCAATGGGTCCGGGTCACAACCCTCGGCTGCTGCAGGGAGGTTGGCAGGGCAGCCTTCCTCCTCTCAACCCCGGAGAGCAGGATACTCATCGACTGCGGAGAGAAACCAGGTGCCACAAATGGGGCGACACCATACCTGGGCGTCCCTGAGATTCATCCACTCACAAATCTTGACGCCGTCGTCCTCACCCATGCCCACCTTGATCACTGTGCCCTTATCCCTCTCCTCTTCCGGTATGGATTCAATGGCCCGATCTATGCCACCCCTCCGACACGGGATCTCTCATCGATGCTCCAGCTCGATTATCTTGAGGTGATCAGGAAAGAGGATCGGCCTGCTCCTTATACCTCAAATGAAGTGAAGCAGTACGTCAAACATTCCATCACCTTAAACTATGGATCCGTGACGGATATCGCACCGGATATCAAGCTGACCTTCCATAATGCAGGCCATATCCTTGGATCAGCCATCGCCCACTTCCATGTCGGTGACGGACTGTATAATATCGCATTTACCGGGGACTTCAATTACGGAAAGAGCCGCCTCTTCAACCCTGCAAACGCTCATTTTCCAAGGCTTGAAGCGATCTTCATGGAGAGCACATATGGCGCATCACAGGATTCGACACCATCGAGGAAGGATGCCGAGTCACGCCTCTATGATGTGATCAGGCGCGCTGTCGAACGTGGTGGCAAGGTCATCATCCCCGCATTTGCCGTCGGCAGATCGCAGGAGGTCATGCTCGCACTCGAAGAGGGGATCCGGAAGGGTGTTCTTCCCCGGATGAAGGTCTATCTTGACGGAATGATCAAAGAGGCGACAGCGATCCATACGACCTATCCTGAATACCTCAATTCGGAGCTCAGAAACCAGATCTTCAGGGAGGGGTTAAACCCGTTCCTCTCCGAGTGCTTCGAACAGGTGGATTCAGGCGAGAAACGTGAGGCGGTCATTAATGGTGAGCCTTCCGTCATCATCACCACATCAGGAATGATGAATGGAGGTCCTGTGATAGATTATCTCCAGAACCTCGCCGCAGACGAGCGTAATACCCTCGTATTCGTCGGATACCAGGCAGATGGAACACTTGGACGCAGGATTCAGAAGGGGTGGCGGGAGATCCCCTATGGGTCGAAGGGTAGTATCACCATCAACCTCGAGGTAACGACGGTGGAAGGATTCTCAGGCCACTCAGACCGGCGGCAGCTGATGAGCTTCGTCAGCCATATGCAGCCAAAGCCGGAGAAGATCTTCTGTATCCATGGTGAGGAGAGCAAGACAATTGATCTCGCCAGTTCGATCTATAAGAAATTCCATATCCAGACACATTCACCGATGAACCTCGAGACATATCGAATGGTTTAAAGAAGCATCACGCATAATCAGGATTAATGAAGAACCTCCTCCCCCCGATCGCAGGGGTATTTGTAATAATGGCACTCTCCAATGCGGTAGTGCCGGTACTTCCTGCTTTTGGGGAGGGGTCCGTTCTCCAGGGGATCATCTTCTCGGCATACTTTTTTGGAGCCCTCATTACCGTCTTCCCGGCAGGCTATGCAAGCGACCGGATCGGACCGACGCCGCTTATCCAGACCGGGCTTGTGATCACCCTCCTCTCAGGAATGATCCTGATCTTTGTCGGTTCACCACTTCTGATCATCCTTGCCCGCTTCATAGAAGGGATCGGTGCAGGTCTCTTCATTGCATCGGCGATGTCGCTTCTGAATGCCCGGCCCGATCACACCCGTCTTGCCGGATACTTCATGGCTGCCCTGAACGCCGGTCTCCTCGCAGGCCTCGCAGGAACAGGATGGATCGTCTCCATTCTCAGCGACCCACGGGCCGGGCTCTTCGTCTTTACCATCCTCTCAGGGATCGTCTGTATCCTGGCTGTCAGGATGGACGAAAGGGTCGGAAAGAAGGCCGCCCCCTCAAATATTCCCTTCTACCTGACAGAATACAGGTGGCTCTGGTACTCAGCCATTATCATCGTCGGTACAACAGGCGCACTCACCTCACTCTATCCTGAGTTTGGCGGCCACAATCCGCTCCTCACAGGAGTTTTCATCGCAAGCATGAATCTGGCAACGATGGTGTCGGTCCTGATCGTCTCCCGGTTCAGGCTTGAGCCGATCATCACGATACGTATTGCTGCAGTCGGTGTCGGATCGGCAGCTCTCCTATGCCTCATATCTCCCTGGGGTTTTCCGATCATGGGGGCATTTGCCGGATTTGCGATTATTGCGCAGATGACGTTCCTTGCCGGTACAGGAGCACCCCAGGGGATCATGATGGGGATCCTGAATACCTCGACCTATGGGGGGCTTGCACTTCTCCCCTTCTTTGCAGGTTTTATTGCCGAATTTGGAACATTCACCATGGCCTTCCTCTTCCCGGCCCTCCTCACCATCACCGTCGCAGTCACGATAGGACAGTGCCGGTGCAGCCTTCCCCCACGACTTCAGTAAACTCTTCGATCCGGCATCTCTGCCCATTCGCGGAGAAGGGCCTGATTTTCTTCAATGAGATACCCGCCGATGATCTCCATCCGGCTCCCTCCAAACTCCTGCATACTGATATTTGAGATGGTCATCTCAGAGAAGCCGAGAGCTCTGACATCCTCTATTGAGGTGCCGTAGACGATCCTGCTGATCTTTGCCCAGTGGCATGCGGCAAAGCACATCGGGCAAGGCTCGGTTGTTGCATACATGGTGCAGCCTGAGAGATCAATTGTGCCAAGCTTCTCCTGCGCCTCCCTTATGGCGACGATCTCGGCATGTGCCGTGCTGTCGGTTCCTGCGAAGACCCGGTTATGGGCAGAGGCGATGATCCGGCCATTGCATTCGATGCAGGCACCAAAGGGAGTCTGCCCTTTGCTAATCCCTTGACGGGCGGACCGTATCGCTTCACGCATGCAGTCAGGATTCATTCTTTACTGGTGTGGATGAAGAAGCAAAAAAGATGGGTGTTATCTGGCTATTGCATCCCGGTTTGCAATGGCAAGCACTGCGGGCATCACGATGATCGCCCCGATGAGGGAGAAGCCGACGGTGATGACAGTGACCATCCCAAAGTTGCTGATGATGTTAAAGCTTGAGAGGAGGAGGGCTGAGAACCCAAAGACGGTTGTCAGGCCGGAGACGGTGATCGCCGATCCTATCTGGGCGACACTTGTGTTGATGGCATCATAGAGGGGGAGACCTTTATCCAGCTCCTCCTGGCACCGCTCCATGATCAGGATGGTATATTCACAGGCGATCCCGATCGCCATCGATCCAAGGGTCGCGGTCAGCGGGGTATAGTCGATATGAAGGGTGTACATGATCAGCCCGTTCCAGCCGACGATCATAATGATCGGTACCAGGGGTGTAAGAGCGAGCTTCGCTTTGCGGTAGATGAGGAGGAGGAACCCGAAGATGAGGAGGAACCCAAGCAGGGTCATATACGTCTTCCCTTTCCTGATATCATCGATGAGGGTGGTGAAGAGCTCGACCGAACCCGTCGGAGTTGCTGAGATACCGACCGGCGGCTCGATGAAGAGGAGATCTGATCGCACCTGATCGACGAGTGATTTCTGCTGATCGGTCTCCATCTGGAGTAATGAGAACTGGATCACAGCTTCATTATTCCCATTGATATAGAGCTTCTTTGTATCCTCAGGTATCCTCTCAAGAACGGCGCGTATCTCGGTTCTGGTCTCCGGAAGCTGGCCATCATTGTAGGTGCGCATATACGTGGTGATGCTCTGAACCCGCGTTATCTCACCATGCTTCGCGACCGCATACTCCCCATATTCATCTATCCACCGGATGCCTTCAGGTGAGAGGACAGTATCCCCGCTGATATAGATGGGGAGGGTGAGGGTCGATCCCATCGTCCGCGTGACCTTTTTGATATCAACGACAGCGGGCATATCATCTGGTACAAACGTATGTTCATCGGTGGATATCGGAACATAGGTGTCCATCTGGACACCTGCAAGGGCGACAAGCCCAAGGACGAGGATGACCGGTATCGGGACACGGGCAATCTTTGTGGCGAGCCTCCCAAGGAGGTTGTTATATCTTTTCATCAGCCCTCCCTCACCTTTCGGAGGTTTTGGGGTATAGCCAATGAGAATACCAAATGTCGGGACGATGATCAACGCCGCAATATAACAGAAGACGACGCCGATGACACAGACCAACCCGAAGTCGCGGACCATCGGAACCGGAGAGACCATCATTGCGATAAATCCCATCGAGGTTGCGATCATCGCATAGAAGACGGCCGGCCCGGTCTTGGTGAGGGTTGAGCAGATGGCCCCGGCCATCGGCTGTCTCCGAAGCTCTTCATCCAGACGGGAATGGAACTGGATGGCATAATCGATCCCGATACCGATAAGAACGGGGAATGCCCCGATGGTCACCATACTTATCGGGATATCAAAGAGCCCCATCATCCCAAATGTCAGGAGAAGGCCGATGGCAACGACACCCACCGGAAGGAGGCGGTAGCTGACGTGGGAGAAGAGGAGCATCACTGCGATTATCATCAGGATCATCGCAGCCCCGATTAAAACCCCCATCGAGGTCCTCATCTCTTCCTTCATCTGCTGGGCAAATGCCGCATCTCCAGAGAGGGTGATGGTAGTACCCGGTGGGAGATCGGTCATCCCGATGATCGTCTCGAAGTTACGAAGGATACTCTCCCGTACATCCGAACTTGTCCCAGGCTCAAGGGAGACGATGAGGATCGTCATCATATTGGAGGGATAGACACGGTCAAGGATATCCGGCGGAGCATTATCGAGGATCTGCGATATCTCACCGGTCGAACGGGGGATGGTGCCGCCATTCATCATCCTGATGAGATCCGTTATCCCGGACGCACTGGCGACGTATCGCTCCCTCTGAAGGCTCCAGGAGAGCTGATCGATCATCAGCAATGTATCAGGATCAACGACATCGTCTGATTCGATGATCACCATGATGTTGTTGGTCCGGAAGGTATCCTGGTACTGTTCCATGATGACACCCTGCCGGGTACTCTTATCGAGGTAGGTCTCGGATCCTGTTGCCATATGAAGGAAACCGGTCCCGTAGAAGGCAAGCAGAATCAATGCAAAGAAGAGACCTGCGACAAGGGCCGGCCTGGCATTGATGGTATCTGACAGATAGCGAAAGAGGGGCTTCACGATTACTCGGTAGAAGATAGGATCTCCAATCTGATAAATTATTTGTTGCGATTATGACAACAAAGATCATAATGCAGTGGGTGAAGAAGGGGTGAGAGGATCAGAATGCCATAACAGGGGGATGCCATCTCCCGTATCCCCACCGATCCCCTGCCGGGAGAGGGATCTCCGCATACCGCTTTGTCGGGTCTCCAAGATCGCTTACAACGATGGTCGTGTCAGAGATCGTCGCAATGGTTTCACCTATCGAGAGGGAGCGCCGGACGGCGGTCGGCCAGTGGCCGGGCTCCGGGGGTGCATCGCCGGTATACTGGGGGATCGTTCCATGAAGGGTGAACCCGGACTTTGGAGAGATGGTATAGAGATAGGTCCCCTCCCAGACGTACCCCCTGCCATACCCATCTGCAACCGTGATCGGAAGCGCCATCAGGCCGATCTCCCTGTTGAAGTAGAATGCCTTGTGGTCACGAAGAACCTCGGAGTCACTCCCCATCCCGCCAAGGGTGATCGAGTCCAACAGATCCGGCTTTTTTACATCCGAGACATCAAAGAGGGCGATCTTCACGCCGGTGGTGGTAAACCCACCCCATGCGGTCTCCTTTGTGTCCTTTCCGATCCCGATGATATGGTTTGCGTCAAAGGGATGGAGGTAATCTGAGTATCCGGGGATTTTCAGTTCACCAAGAATGGACGGGTTCTCCGGATTTGAGAGATCGATGACGAAGAAGGGATCGATCTGCCGGAACGTAACGAGATAACAGCGATCACCGATGAACCGTGCCGCAAAGATCCGCTCTGTCGGAGCAATGCCGGTGATCTCGCCGGTGACTCTCCCGGATCGATCAAAGATGGTGATCCGTGAGGAGGTCTGCATGCCTTCGCGCCCATACTCTTCAACGGTGGTTGCAACCCGGAGATGATCCCTGTACTCATCCATCGAGAACTGGTTGAGCATCATCCCCGGAACACTCATCGTCTGCCGCCAGATGGGATCGCCCCTCCTGAGCTCAAACCTGTGGATGATCGTGGATGGGCCGGTCCTCCCATATGGCTGGCCCCCATAGTGGGTGTAGGTGATATACAGGTTCTCCTGTGTTGCATAGATCGTTGTTCCGTACCCGACAAGATAGCTCTCTGATCTGACTGGTGACGTCGCAGCCGGCCTGAATGCGGTGATCGTCTGGAAGACGAACGGGCCGGGGAGATCATCGAACCGCCAGATCCCGGGATCATAATGCCGGTCTCCGTCCCGGATGATCGGAAGTGGCATATCGGGCCCGTGCCTCTGCGGGGACTCCTGCGAGACGAGATAGATGACGCCCCCGGTCATCCGGGAAGAGGTGTATGACCCTGATGCAGAAACCTCCCGGATGAGGCGTGGCCGGCTCCGGTCTGCACAGTCATAGACGGAGACGCCCGTCACCTGCCGATAGACCGGGACCGGCGCGGCACTCCCTTCAACCGCCATAAAAGACTCTTCGGTGATGTCCGCGATGATCGCGATGGTTGATCCGGCAAGATACATCTCCCGAGGGGTGCCGGAGAGTGTCGTATTTGAGATGATACGTGCATTCTCCGGCGGATATGCATCAACGATGAGCAATCTTCCCCCGGCGATGATGTATATATACCGACCATCATTCTTGACAAAGTCCGCCTCATCCACCCCTTCAACCTGGATATTTGTTGTTGAATATTCGGGGCTGCTCCCGGCTCCCTCCATAACCGGGGAGGTCATGGGGGGCGCGATGGCTGCCGCGTCTTTTGTCATAGCTCCGGGAAGGATACGGAGGCCACCGTTCCATCCGGTCGTATACTCCTGATCCGCGGTTTGCAGAAACTCCCGGACCTCATCTGCTGAGGCGAACGGGATCGGCCCGTCGGCTGGTTCTGATGCCTGGCGATCATAGAATCCGGCCCCGATGATCAGTGCGGCGACCAGCCCCCCGACAAGCAGAGCTCCAGTGAGATATCGGTTCATTCTCTTTCTCCTGAGATTGTATTTCAGGCAGAGGAGAAGATATAGATATGGAAAACTGCGGAAAAAATCGTAGTATTAAAGAAAGAAGAGAGGAGATCCATCACCCGACAGGGGCATAGATCCAGGTGACGAGGAGATCCTCCTCGGTCGTTTCGGGGTCATTCATATAGACCTCCCGGATGGGGCCATTGATGGAGAGATTCTGTTCGGCAAGCCAGCTGAAGAGCTCGGTATAGGTCTCTTTAGAGTCCCGGTATGCCCCCATATGAATGATCCTGACCATCCGTCCGCCCGCAAGATCATAGGCCTGTATATCCCCCTCCCCCTCGACACCGGCATCTACCGGAAATACCACCTCAATATCAGCTGAACCGGTCTCTGTCGCGGCCTGAACCGCTTCCAGTGTCATCTCATGGCAGATGTAGGCAGGCGGTCCAATGGGAGTTATTCCCTTCTCCTGAATATAGGAGGCGATCTCCTTGATCATCGGTCCGATCTCATCGTATGATCCGGTTCTTCGGAGACCGAGAACCTTCTGCGGGGCTCCCTCGACCTCGATAATTAATCGCATGGATGAGGATCTGGACGTGATAAAATAAAATGATTTGTGAGGAGAGAGTTACCTCATGAACTGATTGATAGAAGAAAATGCGAGGGACCGGATTCGAACCGGCGAACCCCTACGAGACTAGGCCCTCAACCTAGCGCCTTTGACCTGGCTCGGCAACCCTCGCACAGTTTGACCTAATAACATATGCACCACCCCTTAAAAACCCTATCGATTCACCTTTGCCTCACCCCATCGTAAAGAAGATCCTTTTTCACTCATGGCGCCAATCATCTCCTGTCTATGTGGTCTGAGATCGTTGAAATCTTCGCAGATTCCCCCTCACAACGAAGAGTTGTCGGATTTCTCCTTGAAAACGGGTTTGGTGTCAACAGTGCAGGCAGGATCACCGCAAACGGAATTGAGATGCCGGCGACGCAGGTCGCGCGAGCAATCGGGGTCGACCGCAGGGTCGTTGATACGACTGCCCACAGTATCCTTGAGAACGAGAACCTCCGTAGGGTCTTCTGTAATATCCGGGTGACAC is a genomic window of Methanocalculus alkaliphilus containing:
- a CDS encoding nucleoside deaminase, coding for MNPDCMREAIRSARQGISKGQTPFGACIECNGRIIASAHNRVFAGTDSTAHAEIVAIREAQEKLGTIDLSGCTMYATTEPCPMCFAACHWAKISRIVYGTSIEDVRALGFSEMTISNISMQEFGGSRMEIIGGYLIEENQALLREWAEMPDRRVY
- a CDS encoding MFS transporter, with product MKNLLPPIAGVFVIMALSNAVVPVLPAFGEGSVLQGIIFSAYFFGALITVFPAGYASDRIGPTPLIQTGLVITLLSGMILIFVGSPLLIILARFIEGIGAGLFIASAMSLLNARPDHTRLAGYFMAALNAGLLAGLAGTGWIVSILSDPRAGLFVFTILSGIVCILAVRMDERVGKKAAPSNIPFYLTEYRWLWYSAIIIVGTTGALTSLYPEFGGHNPLLTGVFIASMNLATMVSVLIVSRFRLEPIITIRIAAVGVGSAALLCLISPWGFPIMGAFAGFAIIAQMTFLAGTGAPQGIMMGILNTSTYGGLALLPFFAGFIAEFGTFTMAFLFPALLTITVAVTIGQCRCSLPPRLQ
- a CDS encoding beta-propeller domain-containing protein, translating into MNRYLTGALLVGGLVAALIIGAGFYDRQASEPADGPIPFASADEVREFLQTADQEYTTGWNGGLRILPGAMTKDAAAIAPPMTSPVMEGAGSSPEYSTTNIQVEGVDEADFVKNDGRYIYIIAGGRLLIVDAYPPENARIISNTTLSGTPREMYLAGSTIAIIADITEESFMAVEGSAAPVPVYRQVTGVSVYDCADRSRPRLIREVSASGSYTSSRMTGGVIYLVSQESPQRHGPDMPLPIIRDGDRHYDPGIWRFDDLPGPFVFQTITAFRPAATSPVRSESYLVGYGTTIYATQENLYITYTHYGGQPYGRTGPSTIIHRFELRRGDPIWRQTMSVPGMMLNQFSMDEYRDHLRVATTVEEYGREGMQTSSRITIFDRSGRVTGEITGIAPTERIFAARFIGDRCYLVTFRQIDPFFVIDLSNPENPSILGELKIPGYSDYLHPFDANHIIGIGKDTKETAWGGFTTTGVKIALFDVSDVKKPDLLDSITLGGMGSDSEVLRDHKAFYFNREIGLMALPITVADGYGRGYVWEGTYLYTISPKSGFTLHGTIPQYTGDAPPEPGHWPTAVRRSLSIGETIATISDTTIVVSDLGDPTKRYAEIPLPAGDRWGYGRWHPPVMAF
- a CDS encoding GyrI-like domain-containing protein, which translates into the protein MRLIIEVEGAPQKVLGLRRTGSYDEIGPMIKEIASYIQEKGITPIGPPAYICHEMTLEAVQAATETGSADIEVVFPVDAGVEGEGDIQAYDLAGGRMVRIIHMGAYRDSKETYTELFSWLAEQNLSINGPIREVYMNDPETTEEDLLVTWIYAPVG
- a CDS encoding efflux RND transporter permease subunit, encoding MKPLFRYLSDTINARPALVAGLFFALILLAFYGTGFLHMATGSETYLDKSTRQGVIMEQYQDTFRTNNIMVIIESDDVVDPDTLLMIDQLSWSLQRERYVASASGITDLIRMMNGGTIPRSTGEISQILDNAPPDILDRVYPSNMMTILIVSLEPGTSSDVRESILRNFETIIGMTDLPPGTTITLSGDAAFAQQMKEEMRTSMGVLIGAAMILMIIAVMLLFSHVSYRLLPVGVVAIGLLLTFGMMGLFDIPISMVTIGAFPVLIGIGIDYAIQFHSRLDEELRRQPMAGAICSTLTKTGPAVFYAMIATSMGFIAMMVSPVPMVRDFGLVCVIGVVFCYIAALIIVPTFGILIGYTPKPPKGEGGLMKRYNNLLGRLATKIARVPIPVILVLGLVALAGVQMDTYVPISTDEHTFVPDDMPAVVDIKKVTRTMGSTLTLPIYISGDTVLSPEGIRWIDEYGEYAVAKHGEITRVQSITTYMRTYNDGQLPETRTEIRAVLERIPEDTKKLYINGNNEAVIQFSLLQMETDQQKSLVDQVRSDLLFIEPPVGISATPTGSVELFTTLIDDIRKGKTYMTLLGFLLIFGFLLLIYRKAKLALTPLVPIIMIVGWNGLIMYTLHIDYTPLTATLGSMAIGIACEYTILIMERCQEELDKGLPLYDAINTSVAQIGSAITVSGLTTVFGFSALLLSSFNIISNFGMVTVITVGFSLIGAIIVMPAVLAIANRDAIAR
- a CDS encoding beta-CASP ribonuclease aCPSF1, with product MLIEDRLKELKELINRKVPAGIKVSDVEFEGPELVIYTDDPKQFADQADLIRVLARDLRKRIVVRPTVLEDPERAYDDIKEIVPENAGITDIFFDPDTGEVLIEAEKPGVVIGKNGATLRDITKSIGWTPKVVRTPPIESSTVKQIRKYLRAIRDERKEFLRASGRRIHRDILAKDQWVRVTTLGCCREVGRAAFLLSTPESRILIDCGEKPGATNGATPYLGVPEIHPLTNLDAVVLTHAHLDHCALIPLLFRYGFNGPIYATPPTRDLSSMLQLDYLEVIRKEDRPAPYTSNEVKQYVKHSITLNYGSVTDIAPDIKLTFHNAGHILGSAIAHFHVGDGLYNIAFTGDFNYGKSRLFNPANAHFPRLEAIFMESTYGASQDSTPSRKDAESRLYDVIRRAVERGGKVIIPAFAVGRSQEVMLALEEGIRKGVLPRMKVYLDGMIKEATAIHTTYPEYLNSELRNQIFREGLNPFLSECFEQVDSGEKREAVINGEPSVIITTSGMMNGGPVIDYLQNLAADERNTLVFVGYQADGTLGRRIQKGWREIPYGSKGSITINLEVTTVEGFSGHSDRRQLMSFVSHMQPKPEKIFCIHGEESKTIDLASSIYKKFHIQTHSPMNLETYRMV